A part of Microbacterium atlanticum genomic DNA contains:
- a CDS encoding cation transporter: protein MSVATDPVRVGILRRRIRWIVGFTITYNVIEGIIALIAGGAASSAALIGFGLDSFVEVLSAAAIAWQFAAPDPETREKPALRIIAVSFFALAAYVSVDALLSLTGLREPEHSPVGIALAAISLVIMPVVSWLERLAGRELGSASAVADSKQTLICAYLSAALLVGLLLNSLFGWAWADSFAALFIAGFAVKEGLEAWRGDACTVPIAALTGELEIDDHHHDHDGHHEHA from the coding sequence GTGAGCGTCGCGACCGACCCGGTCCGTGTCGGCATCCTACGTCGGCGGATCCGTTGGATCGTGGGGTTCACGATCACCTACAACGTCATCGAGGGCATCATTGCGCTGATCGCCGGTGGAGCCGCCTCTTCCGCCGCGCTGATCGGATTCGGGCTCGATTCGTTCGTGGAAGTGCTCTCTGCGGCGGCCATCGCCTGGCAGTTCGCCGCCCCCGACCCCGAGACTCGCGAGAAGCCGGCGCTGCGAATCATCGCCGTGTCCTTCTTCGCCCTGGCTGCGTACGTGAGCGTCGATGCACTGCTGTCGCTGACCGGCCTTAGGGAGCCGGAGCACAGCCCGGTGGGGATCGCGTTGGCCGCGATCAGCCTGGTGATCATGCCTGTCGTGAGCTGGCTGGAGAGGCTCGCGGGGCGGGAACTCGGCTCGGCCTCAGCGGTGGCTGATTCGAAGCAAACCCTGATCTGTGCCTACCTGTCGGCGGCGCTCCTGGTCGGCCTGCTGCTGAACAGCCTGTTCGGCTGGGCGTGGGCGGACTCCTTTGCCGCCCTGTTCATCGCCGGGTTCGCCGTAAAGGAAGGACTCGAAGCGTGGCGCGGCGACGCCTGCACCGTCCCGATCGCCGCCCTCACTGGTGAACTCGAAATCGACGACCACCACCACGACCATGACGGTCACCACGAGCACGCGTAG
- a CDS encoding thioredoxin family protein yields the protein MNIEVLHIEDCPSWGETGNRLREALDATGFGETTIAYRLLRTSEDAARVPFAGSPTITIDGQDLFPSGGRTADLACRVYMTPTGLAGLPTTEQLIEAIAANGH from the coding sequence ATGAACATCGAGGTACTCCACATCGAGGACTGCCCCAGTTGGGGCGAAACCGGGAACCGCCTCCGCGAAGCCCTGGATGCGACCGGGTTCGGTGAGACGACCATCGCCTACCGACTGCTCCGCACGTCCGAGGACGCCGCCCGGGTTCCCTTCGCGGGTTCGCCCACCATCACGATCGACGGCCAGGACCTGTTCCCCAGCGGCGGGCGCACCGCGGACCTCGCCTGCCGGGTATATATGACGCCCACCGGGCTGGCTGGACTCCCTACGACCGAACAGCTCATCGAAGCGATCGCCGCCAATGGACACTGA
- a CDS encoding DUF305 domain-containing protein encodes MNNRAAATATITLTALLALAGCASTTSSGGMDNMPGMGSSASASPAADVNNADMQFTMMMIPHHEQAVEMADMILAKDGIDERVITLAEQIKAAQGPEIELMESWLDEWGTPMGDMDGMDHGGMMSDTDMQALEDATGAEASRLFLEQMIVHHEGAIEMAQDEVDNGQNPDVVTLAENIIASQTTEIATMEDILATL; translated from the coding sequence ATGAACAACCGTGCCGCGGCAACTGCCACGATCACCCTGACCGCCCTGCTCGCCCTCGCCGGCTGCGCCAGCACCACCAGCAGTGGCGGGATGGACAACATGCCCGGAATGGGCTCATCGGCATCCGCATCCCCGGCCGCCGACGTGAACAACGCCGACATGCAGTTCACGATGATGATGATCCCGCACCACGAACAAGCCGTCGAGATGGCTGACATGATCCTCGCCAAGGACGGCATCGACGAACGCGTGATCACCCTCGCCGAGCAGATTAAGGCAGCCCAGGGCCCCGAGATTGAGCTGATGGAGTCCTGGCTCGACGAGTGGGGCACCCCGATGGGGGACATGGACGGCATGGACCACGGGGGGATGATGTCCGACACCGACATGCAAGCCCTCGAGGATGCCACCGGTGCCGAGGCCTCCCGCCTGTTCCTGGAGCAGATGATCGTCCACCACGAGGGTGCGATCGAGATGGCCCAAGACGAGGTCGATAACGGGCAGAACCCCGATGTGGTCACCCTTGCCGAGAACATCATCGCCTCCCAGACCACCGAGATCGCCACCATGGAGGACATCCTCGCGACCCTCTGA
- a CDS encoding nitroreductase family deazaflavin-dependent oxidoreductase, whose protein sequence is MNNDVREALHRSQLIDLTTTGRRSGLPRRIEIFLHDEDGVLFITGMPRRDRTRDWIHNITADPNVIVHLKKGIEADVPATARIIPDPHEARPLIEAAARRWRRDDVDDMIAHSPLIVLTAATAPDA, encoded by the coding sequence GTGAACAACGACGTCCGCGAAGCCCTGCACCGAAGCCAGCTCATCGACCTGACGACGACCGGTCGCCGTAGCGGGCTACCGCGCCGCATCGAGATCTTCCTACACGATGAGGATGGCGTGCTGTTCATCACCGGGATGCCGCGTCGAGACCGCACACGGGACTGGATACACAACATCACCGCAGACCCAAACGTCATTGTGCATTTGAAGAAGGGCATCGAAGCCGACGTCCCAGCCACGGCGCGTATAATCCCCGATCCCCACGAAGCACGGCCGCTCATCGAGGCTGCGGCGCGCCGATGGCGCAGAGACGATGTCGACGACATGATCGCGCACAGCCCGCTCATCGTGCTGACTGCGGCTACCGCGCCCGACGCCTGA
- a CDS encoding heavy metal translocating P-type ATPase: MNGTTRTVVLEVEGVSWASSKSIVESTLLRQPGVTDVEANPVSQTANVSYDPQLTSQAQLRQWIIDCGYHCAGQSVPEHICDPALDPDHAHDAGVTVAPTRPSTDADPGHGADAGTPMHDHAVAPAEPSGHDAHSGHGEGMPARTSQDAMGHGGSHAGMSMAAMTRDMRNRFIVAAVLSLPIILWSPIGREVLGFTVPAPFGLRDDWFSLILSLPVIFYSAWIFFDGAWRALRARTLDMMVLVAVGVGTGWLYSVVVTLTGGGEVFYEAATVLASFVLLGHWVEMRARGGANDAIRTLLELAPPRAVVLRNGEELEVPTSDVIPGDLMLVRPGAKIPTDGTVEEGASEIDESMVTGESLPVVKTAGSTVIGATVNTTGTLRVRATKVGADTALAQIVALVQEAQNSKAPGQRLADRAAFWLVLVALIGGTVTFLVWWLIGAPVPTAILFAITVVVITCPDALGLATPTAIMVGTGLGAKRGVLFKNAGAIESAAHIDTVVLDKTGTLTKGEPEVTDYLPIGMNDIELLSLAAAAERESEHPLAKAVVAYADARNIPRRTASSFRNVTGLGAVATVDGRRVVMGNARLMADEGIDISSIAAAQNELAATGRTAIAFAVDGKAAGVIALADAPRETAAAAITALHESGIEVVMLTGDNEPTAKRIAALLGIDTVIAEVLPEDKSAKIAELQRSGKKVAMVGDGVNDAPALAQAALGIAIGAGTDVAIETADVVLMRSDPLDVATALRIGKGTVRKMRQNLGWAIGYNAVALPIAAGVFYPSLGIMLTPEIAAITMSGSSVIVAVNALMLKRLRLPAPAAPTEKHSGPSPVPSGDRA; the protein is encoded by the coding sequence ATGAACGGAACTACGCGCACCGTCGTCCTGGAAGTCGAGGGAGTCTCCTGGGCATCGTCGAAGTCGATCGTCGAATCGACGCTTCTCCGCCAGCCCGGGGTCACGGATGTCGAGGCGAACCCGGTCTCCCAGACCGCGAACGTCTCCTACGACCCGCAGCTCACCTCACAAGCACAGCTGCGGCAGTGGATCATCGACTGCGGCTACCACTGCGCCGGGCAGTCCGTCCCCGAGCACATCTGCGATCCCGCTCTCGACCCCGACCACGCACACGACGCAGGCGTGACGGTGGCGCCCACCCGACCTTCCACAGATGCGGACCCGGGTCACGGCGCCGACGCGGGCACGCCGATGCACGATCATGCGGTGGCCCCTGCTGAGCCTTCGGGGCACGATGCCCACAGCGGGCATGGGGAGGGGATGCCTGCTCGTACAAGCCAGGATGCGATGGGGCACGGCGGGAGCCATGCGGGGATGTCGATGGCGGCGATGACCCGCGATATGCGCAACCGGTTCATCGTCGCCGCTGTCCTGTCGCTGCCGATCATCCTGTGGTCACCGATCGGCCGCGAAGTGCTCGGCTTCACCGTTCCGGCACCATTCGGGCTTCGCGACGACTGGTTCTCGCTGATCCTCTCCCTTCCAGTGATCTTCTACTCCGCCTGGATCTTCTTCGACGGCGCCTGGCGTGCCCTTCGGGCTCGCACCCTGGACATGATGGTGCTGGTCGCCGTCGGGGTCGGCACCGGCTGGCTCTACAGCGTCGTGGTCACCCTCACCGGGGGCGGGGAAGTGTTCTACGAGGCCGCCACGGTGCTGGCCAGCTTCGTGCTGCTCGGCCACTGGGTGGAGATGCGCGCCCGCGGCGGCGCGAACGACGCCATCCGCACCCTCCTCGAGCTCGCCCCGCCCCGCGCGGTCGTCCTACGAAACGGGGAAGAGCTCGAGGTGCCCACCTCCGATGTCATCCCCGGGGACCTCATGCTGGTCCGGCCCGGCGCGAAGATCCCCACAGACGGGACCGTGGAGGAGGGCGCGTCGGAGATCGACGAATCCATGGTCACCGGCGAAAGCCTCCCAGTCGTCAAGACCGCCGGATCGACGGTGATCGGCGCCACCGTCAACACCACCGGCACCCTGCGGGTGCGGGCCACTAAGGTCGGTGCCGACACCGCGTTGGCCCAGATCGTCGCGCTCGTTCAGGAGGCGCAGAACTCCAAAGCCCCCGGGCAGCGGCTCGCGGATCGCGCAGCCTTCTGGCTGGTGCTGGTCGCCCTGATTGGCGGCACTGTCACTTTCCTGGTCTGGTGGCTGATCGGCGCCCCGGTGCCCACCGCGATCCTGTTCGCCATCACCGTGGTGGTGATCACTTGCCCCGACGCGCTGGGCCTGGCCACACCGACCGCAATCATGGTCGGCACCGGCCTCGGCGCCAAACGCGGCGTGCTGTTCAAGAACGCCGGAGCGATCGAGTCCGCCGCGCACATAGACACAGTCGTCCTGGACAAGACCGGCACCCTCACTAAGGGCGAACCCGAAGTGACCGACTACCTCCCCATCGGGATGAACGACATCGAACTGCTCTCCCTTGCCGCCGCCGCCGAGCGCGAGTCCGAGCACCCGCTCGCCAAAGCCGTCGTCGCCTACGCCGACGCCCGCAACATTCCCCGTCGCACAGCCAGCTCATTCCGCAACGTCACCGGCCTCGGTGCCGTTGCAACGGTCGATGGCCGCCGCGTGGTGATGGGCAACGCCCGACTAATGGCCGACGAAGGAATCGACATCAGCTCCATCGCCGCCGCCCAGAACGAACTCGCCGCCACCGGACGCACCGCCATCGCATTCGCCGTCGACGGCAAAGCCGCCGGCGTGATCGCCCTCGCCGACGCGCCACGCGAGACCGCCGCCGCAGCGATCACCGCACTGCACGAATCCGGCATCGAGGTGGTGATGCTCACCGGCGATAACGAACCCACGGCCAAACGCATTGCCGCGCTGCTGGGCATCGACACCGTCATCGCCGAAGTGCTCCCCGAGGACAAGTCCGCCAAGATCGCCGAACTGCAACGCTCAGGCAAGAAGGTCGCCATGGTGGGCGACGGCGTCAACGACGCCCCCGCACTCGCACAAGCCGCCCTCGGCATCGCGATCGGAGCCGGCACCGACGTCGCCATCGAAACCGCCGACGTCGTACTGATGCGCTCCGACCCGCTCGACGTGGCAACCGCGCTACGCATCGGCAAAGGCACCGTCCGCAAAATGCGCCAGAACCTCGGATGGGCCATCGGCTACAACGCCGTCGCACTACCCATCGCCGCAGGCGTGTTCTATCCGTCGCTGGGCATCATGCTCACACCCGAGATCGCCGCAATCACCATGTCCGGCTCGAGCGTCATCGTCGCCGTCAACGCACTCATGCTGAAGCGCCTCCGCCTCCCGGCCCCGGCCGCCCCGACGGAAAAACATTCCGGTCCGTCTCCCGTGCCCAGCGGCGACCGAGCGTGA
- a CDS encoding heavy-metal-associated domain-containing protein produces MTANERTDLGLTDSAAGCSCCSTASATDTQVAVSTTTQDVLVDGMTCSHCVMSVTEEITAIDGVENVSVDLNAGGSSRVTIHSAAPIDAERVRAAVEEAGYALAGSPS; encoded by the coding sequence ATGACCGCGAACGAGCGCACCGACCTGGGCCTGACCGATTCCGCCGCCGGATGCAGCTGCTGCTCCACCGCGTCCGCCACCGACACGCAGGTTGCCGTATCGACGACCACACAGGATGTTCTGGTGGACGGGATGACCTGCTCGCACTGCGTGATGAGCGTCACTGAGGAGATCACCGCGATCGACGGGGTCGAGAACGTATCGGTCGATCTGAACGCGGGCGGCTCCTCGCGTGTGACCATTCACAGCGCCGCACCGATCGATGCTGAACGCGTGCGCGCCGCGGTGGAGGAGGCCGGGTACGCCCTCGCCGGCAGCCCGTCATGA
- a CDS encoding DUF6153 family protein — protein sequence MSMIALAQRLRPGPRGLGRSVLLLIAVTAAIIVGLLAMHSLNSHTETAAPAAAAPMHEHGTPNPGVVDHGTTQPATDGDCADCGGHASMLAMACVLALLIVSLLLFLPRVGISWGSALRAGPALTARAAVLTRPPSLLVLCISRT from the coding sequence ATGTCGATGATCGCTCTGGCGCAGCGTCTGCGTCCCGGCCCGCGCGGGCTGGGTCGCTCGGTCCTGCTGCTCATCGCTGTCACTGCCGCGATCATCGTCGGGCTGCTCGCGATGCACTCCCTGAACAGTCACACCGAGACCGCCGCACCCGCAGCCGCGGCGCCGATGCACGAGCACGGCACCCCCAACCCAGGCGTTGTCGACCACGGCACCACCCAGCCAGCGACCGACGGGGACTGCGCGGATTGTGGCGGGCACGCCAGCATGCTGGCGATGGCTTGCGTCCTCGCGCTCCTGATCGTCTCGCTGCTGCTGTTCCTCCCGCGCGTGGGCATCTCCTGGGGGTCCGCGCTGCGCGCCGGCCCGGCCCTGACCGCCCGTGCCGCTGTCCTTACTCGACCACCGTCTCTTCTGGTTCTCTGCATCAGTCGTACCTGA
- a CDS encoding YHS domain-containing protein, with amino-acid sequence MSENATHSAALVTDPVCGMQIDPQIAVTTREHEGTTFYFCSHGCAAAFDADPHRYGHPHAAQ; translated from the coding sequence ATGTCAGAAAACGCCACCCATAGCGCAGCACTGGTGACCGACCCGGTCTGCGGCATGCAGATCGATCCCCAGATAGCCGTCACCACCCGCGAGCACGAAGGAACCACCTTCTACTTCTGCTCACACGGCTGCGCCGCCGCATTCGACGCCGACCCCCACCGCTACGGTCACCCCCACGCGGCACAGTGA
- a CDS encoding WD40/YVTN/BNR-like repeat-containing protein — MTTHARTLAAATLAATLTLTATACTASPDSDASPALIPHVHDVAFDLDGALLVGAHTGVYLVDLTSDEVSLVGKTTFDAMGLTVQGDTILASGHPDPANQDHTFTAPNVGLVRYSEAGWEQVSLAGVTDFHMLAATPAAPEILLGLPSDRPVLAESTDAGQTWADLVPLTARDISIDTTQADIVTATTPDGLMVSRDGGTTFSPVPNGPALLVITADPTVEEGIIGVDTDGTIWTGATTPDAVWKTAGHATGTASAIAVSWEGIVAIADDGGVRVTSDAGNTWRVVIRTEPTS, encoded by the coding sequence ATGACTACACACGCCCGTACCCTCGCCGCCGCCACCCTCGCCGCGACGCTTACCCTGACCGCCACTGCCTGCACGGCGTCCCCTGACAGCGATGCCTCGCCCGCCCTCATCCCGCATGTCCACGATGTCGCGTTCGATCTGGACGGGGCGCTGCTGGTCGGCGCGCACACCGGTGTCTATCTGGTCGACCTCACCAGCGATGAGGTCTCCCTCGTCGGTAAGACCACATTCGATGCGATGGGACTCACCGTTCAGGGGGATACGATCCTCGCGTCCGGTCACCCGGACCCGGCCAACCAGGACCACACGTTCACAGCCCCCAACGTGGGACTGGTGCGCTACAGCGAGGCCGGCTGGGAGCAGGTGTCGTTGGCAGGCGTCACCGACTTTCATATGCTCGCCGCCACCCCCGCCGCACCAGAGATCCTCCTCGGGCTCCCCTCGGACCGGCCCGTCCTGGCGGAGAGTACCGATGCCGGGCAGACCTGGGCGGATCTTGTCCCACTGACCGCCCGTGACATCAGCATCGACACCACTCAGGCCGACATCGTCACCGCCACCACCCCAGACGGGCTGATGGTCAGCCGCGACGGCGGCACCACCTTCTCGCCTGTGCCGAACGGCCCCGCCCTGCTGGTCATCACGGCCGATCCGACGGTGGAGGAAGGGATCATCGGCGTCGATACCGACGGCACTATCTGGACCGGGGCGACAACGCCCGACGCGGTGTGGAAGACCGCCGGGCACGCCACCGGCACCGCGTCCGCGATCGCCGTCAGCTGGGAGGGGATCGTCGCGATCGCCGACGACGGTGGAGTCCGCGTAACGTCCGATGCCGGGAACACCTGGCGAGTCGTCATCAGAACCGAGCCCACCTCATGA
- a CDS encoding metal-sensitive transcriptional regulator, whose translation MNGYAANKDDLLKRLSRAEGQVRGIARMVENDKYCIDILTQVSAATSALETVALSLLADHLSHCVAEATAEGGAVAAEKIREANEAIARLVRS comes from the coding sequence ATGAACGGGTACGCAGCGAATAAGGACGACCTCCTGAAGCGGCTGAGCCGCGCGGAGGGTCAGGTGCGTGGTATCGCGCGGATGGTCGAGAACGACAAGTACTGCATCGACATCCTCACGCAGGTCTCCGCCGCAACCAGCGCACTGGAGACGGTCGCCCTCTCCCTGCTGGCCGATCATCTGTCGCACTGCGTGGCGGAAGCGACCGCTGAGGGCGGCGCCGTCGCTGCGGAGAAGATCCGTGAAGCGAACGAGGCGATCGCCCGCCTGGTCCGTTCCTGA
- a CDS encoding heavy metal translocating P-type ATPase: MSTLDVELEISGMTCASCATRIERKLNKLPGVEATVNYATEKARVRADGVEAAELIAAVESAGYSAAVPAPVAPEPTSTDTPAEDPELVSLRRRLLISTALAVPVALMSMIPLLQFTYWQWLALTLTAPVAVWGAWPFHRAAFVNARHGAATMDTLISVGVIAAFGWSLYALFFGMAGMPGMHMTFTLFGSPEAGSGEIYLEVAALVTVFILAGRYAEARAKKSSTEALRALLHLGAKNATRLVGGVEQLVPVSQLIVGDRVLVRPGEKIPSDGLVVDGASAIDASMLTGESVPVEVTTGSRVVGATVNVGGRLIVEITRIGADTELARMQRLMDEAQTGKAKVQRLADRVSGVFVPIVIVLAIVAFAGWLLVGGSLEVAFTAAVATLIIACPCALGLATPTALLVGTGRGSQLGILIRGPQVLEQTRQVDTIVLDKTGTITHGTMTVTTVSPAPGVTAEDLLTTAAAAEWGSEHPVARAIVTAAGDTPPLAEAFASHAGFGVQAIVDGALVVAGRPLWVEDQWSVHPPITHRTEAEALEAAGATVIAVARDGEFLGTIAVSDTVKPTSAEAIARFRALGLSPVLLTGDNAGAAQHIAAQVGIDEIRAGVTPAGKLEVIRQLQAAGRVVAMVGDGVNDAAALAAADLGVAMGGGTDAAIAASDVTIASGDLLVVVDAIRLSRRTLGTIKGNLFWAFAYNIAAIPIAMLGLLNPLVAAAAMALSSVFVVTNSLRLRSFRPHPAPAVAAPAPADRTVQPA, encoded by the coding sequence ATGAGCACCCTCGATGTGGAGCTCGAGATCTCCGGGATGACCTGCGCGTCATGCGCGACGCGGATCGAACGCAAGCTGAACAAGCTCCCCGGGGTTGAGGCGACGGTCAATTACGCGACCGAGAAAGCCCGTGTCCGCGCCGACGGTGTCGAGGCGGCGGAGCTGATCGCGGCGGTCGAATCCGCCGGGTATTCCGCGGCGGTACCGGCACCTGTCGCGCCCGAGCCGACATCGACCGACACTCCTGCGGAAGATCCCGAGCTGGTGTCGCTGCGTCGCCGGCTACTTATCAGCACCGCGTTGGCGGTACCGGTCGCGCTGATGTCGATGATCCCGCTGCTGCAGTTCACGTACTGGCAGTGGCTGGCCTTGACGCTGACCGCGCCGGTGGCGGTGTGGGGGGCGTGGCCGTTCCACCGTGCGGCGTTCGTGAACGCCCGCCACGGGGCGGCGACGATGGACACGCTGATCAGCGTCGGGGTGATCGCCGCGTTCGGCTGGTCGCTGTATGCGCTGTTCTTCGGCATGGCCGGGATGCCCGGGATGCACATGACCTTCACCCTGTTCGGCAGCCCCGAGGCGGGCAGCGGCGAGATCTACCTCGAAGTCGCCGCCCTGGTGACGGTGTTCATCCTCGCCGGCCGGTACGCGGAGGCCCGTGCCAAGAAGTCCTCCACCGAAGCGCTCCGCGCACTCCTGCACCTGGGCGCGAAGAATGCCACGCGCCTGGTCGGCGGCGTGGAACAACTGGTCCCCGTCTCCCAGCTGATCGTCGGCGACCGGGTGCTCGTGCGCCCCGGGGAGAAGATCCCCTCCGACGGCCTGGTGGTCGATGGGGCCTCCGCGATTGACGCGAGCATGCTCACCGGCGAATCCGTCCCGGTCGAGGTGACCACCGGGTCCCGCGTCGTCGGCGCGACCGTGAACGTCGGCGGACGACTGATCGTGGAGATCACCCGGATCGGCGCCGACACCGAACTGGCACGGATGCAACGGCTGATGGATGAAGCCCAGACCGGCAAAGCCAAGGTGCAACGCCTCGCCGACCGCGTCTCCGGGGTGTTCGTCCCGATCGTGATTGTCCTGGCGATCGTGGCGTTCGCAGGGTGGCTGCTGGTCGGCGGATCACTCGAGGTCGCGTTCACCGCCGCGGTCGCGACCCTGATCATCGCCTGCCCCTGCGCGCTCGGCCTTGCGACACCGACCGCGTTGCTGGTCGGCACCGGCCGCGGCTCGCAGCTGGGGATCCTGATCCGCGGACCGCAGGTGCTGGAACAGACCCGCCAGGTCGACACCATCGTGCTGGACAAGACCGGCACCATCACCCACGGCACCATGACCGTCACCACCGTCTCACCCGCCCCCGGCGTCACCGCCGAGGATCTCCTGACCACTGCGGCGGCGGCCGAGTGGGGCTCCGAGCACCCGGTCGCCCGCGCCATCGTGACCGCCGCCGGCGACACCCCGCCGCTGGCTGAAGCGTTCGCCTCCCATGCAGGGTTCGGTGTGCAGGCGATCGTCGACGGCGCGCTCGTGGTCGCCGGCCGGCCGCTGTGGGTTGAGGATCAGTGGAGCGTGCACCCTCCGATCACCCACCGCACAGAGGCAGAGGCTCTGGAAGCGGCCGGGGCCACGGTGATCGCGGTCGCCCGCGACGGCGAGTTCCTCGGCACCATCGCCGTCTCGGACACGGTCAAGCCGACCAGCGCCGAAGCGATCGCACGCTTCCGCGCCCTCGGCCTGTCGCCGGTTTTGCTCACTGGCGACAATGCCGGCGCCGCGCAGCACATCGCCGCCCAGGTCGGCATCGACGAGATCCGCGCCGGGGTCACCCCGGCCGGGAAGCTCGAGGTGATCCGTCAGCTGCAAGCCGCCGGCCGGGTCGTCGCCATGGTCGGCGACGGCGTCAACGACGCCGCAGCCCTGGCCGCAGCGGACCTCGGTGTCGCCATGGGCGGCGGCACGGACGCGGCGATCGCCGCCTCCGATGTCACGATCGCCTCCGGCGACCTGCTTGTCGTGGTCGACGCGATCCGGCTGTCCCGCCGCACCCTGGGCACCATCAAGGGCAACCTGTTCTGGGCGTTCGCGTACAACATCGCCGCGATCCCGATCGCAATGCTCGGCCTACTCAACCCGCTAGTTGCTGCGGCCGCCATGGCGCTGTCCTCCGTGTTCGTGGTCACCAACAGCCTCCGCCTGCGCAGCTTCCGCCCCCACCCCGCGCCCGCTGTTGCGGCGCCCGCGCCGGCCGACCGGACGGTGCAGCCGGCCTGA
- a CDS encoding DMT family transporter, protein MFGLVGMPASGASLLLNAEGVATALLAWFVFKENFDRRIALGMAAIVAGAVVLSWPGQADFAGILPSVAILGACLAWGIDNNLTRKVALHDATWLAAVKGLTAGPVNLTLAFLLGASLPPLLNVGAAMVTGLFAYGISLVLFIVALRHIGTARAGAYFSIAPFFGAVLAIAMGDPITIPLIIAGALMVLGVWLHLTERHEHPHTHEPLEHDHWHTHPDEHHDHDHAEPVSAGIRHRHPHAHVELTHAHEHYPDSHHRHSHPTT, encoded by the coding sequence ATGTTCGGACTGGTCGGGATGCCGGCATCCGGCGCGTCTCTTCTGCTGAACGCGGAGGGGGTAGCGACTGCGCTGCTGGCGTGGTTCGTGTTCAAGGAGAACTTCGACCGTCGCATCGCCCTCGGTATGGCCGCGATCGTCGCCGGGGCGGTCGTGCTCTCTTGGCCCGGCCAGGCCGACTTCGCCGGCATCCTCCCGTCAGTGGCGATCCTCGGCGCGTGCCTCGCCTGGGGGATCGACAACAACCTCACCCGGAAGGTCGCCCTTCACGACGCGACCTGGCTCGCCGCTGTCAAGGGACTCACCGCGGGACCGGTCAACCTCACACTCGCCTTCCTGCTCGGCGCATCACTTCCGCCGCTGCTGAACGTCGGGGCGGCGATGGTGACGGGGTTGTTCGCGTACGGGATCAGTTTGGTGCTGTTCATCGTCGCCCTCCGCCATATCGGCACCGCCCGCGCTGGCGCGTACTTCTCGATCGCCCCGTTCTTCGGCGCCGTCCTGGCGATCGCGATGGGGGATCCGATCACGATCCCGCTGATCATTGCCGGAGCGCTCATGGTGCTCGGGGTCTGGCTGCATCTGACCGAGCGGCACGAACACCCACACACCCACGAGCCCCTCGAGCACGACCACTGGCACACGCACCCCGACGAGCATCACGACCACGACCACGCCGAGCCGGTCTCAGCCGGCATCCGCCACCGGCATCCACACGCCCACGTTGAGCTCACCCACGCGCACGAGCATTACCCGGACAGCCACCACCGGCACTCGCACCCGACGACATAG